The following proteins are co-located in the Pseudarthrobacter siccitolerans genome:
- a CDS encoding aminotransferase-like domain-containing protein: MSHETLDAAARTLPAEAIDAIERAATSAHRHEELFSERAANIRQSAVRDVFDISLRPGLVSLAGGSPYLQSLPLDRLATTAAAIIAEDGLTALQYGSGQGTLELRTQICEVMAAEGILDARPENVVITAGSQSAQDVATKLFCNPGDVVLVENPTYVGALNAFEAYQVQVETVEIDGDGLVPDLLEAKIAALQLAGKNIKFLYTIPNFNNPSGITLAPERRQKIVDICRNSNILILEDNPYGLLRFEGELLAPLRADNPGDVIYMGSFSKIFAPGLRIGWALVPEHLQRRYYLAAEAVTLCPPALNQMLVSAYLRDYDWRGQIETYRGLYAERCRAMLTALEAHMPAGTSWTTPEGGFFVWVTLPDGVDTYPLLLKAIDAGVVFIPGAAFTPSDEPSNKLRLAYSAVPPEAITEGVRRLAPVLREAIAGL, translated from the coding sequence GTGAGCCACGAGACACTCGACGCCGCAGCACGGACGCTGCCAGCCGAAGCCATTGATGCCATCGAGCGGGCGGCCACGTCCGCCCACCGCCATGAGGAACTGTTCTCAGAGCGCGCAGCCAACATCCGCCAGTCCGCGGTCCGTGACGTTTTTGATATTTCCTTGCGGCCCGGACTTGTTTCACTTGCCGGCGGAAGCCCCTACCTGCAGTCCCTTCCGCTGGACCGGCTGGCCACCACTGCGGCTGCCATCATCGCCGAGGACGGCCTGACCGCACTGCAGTACGGCAGCGGGCAGGGCACCCTCGAGCTCCGCACACAGATCTGCGAAGTGATGGCGGCCGAAGGCATCCTCGACGCCCGGCCGGAAAACGTGGTGATCACCGCAGGATCCCAGTCAGCGCAGGACGTCGCCACAAAACTCTTCTGCAACCCTGGTGACGTGGTGCTGGTGGAAAACCCCACTTATGTAGGCGCGCTGAATGCCTTTGAGGCCTATCAGGTCCAGGTTGAAACGGTGGAGATTGACGGGGACGGCCTCGTTCCGGATCTCCTCGAGGCGAAGATCGCGGCCCTGCAGCTGGCGGGCAAAAACATCAAATTCCTGTACACGATCCCCAACTTCAACAATCCCTCCGGCATCACCCTCGCTCCGGAGCGGCGGCAGAAGATCGTGGATATATGCCGCAACTCGAATATACTGATCCTTGAAGACAATCCCTACGGACTCCTGCGCTTCGAGGGTGAGCTGCTCGCACCGCTCCGGGCGGACAATCCGGGCGACGTCATTTACATGGGGTCCTTCTCCAAGATCTTCGCTCCCGGGCTTCGCATTGGGTGGGCCTTGGTGCCGGAACACCTGCAGCGCCGGTACTACCTCGCGGCGGAAGCCGTCACGTTGTGCCCGCCTGCCCTCAACCAGATGCTGGTCTCCGCGTACCTGCGGGACTACGACTGGAGGGGCCAGATCGAGACCTACCGCGGACTGTATGCCGAGCGCTGCCGTGCCATGCTCACAGCCCTTGAGGCCCACATGCCCGCGGGCACCAGCTGGACCACCCCGGAAGGCGGCTTCTTCGTCTGGGTGACACTTCCGGACGGCGTGGACACCTACCCGCTGCTGCTCAAGGCGATCGACGCCGGTGTGGTATTCATCCCCGGCGCCGCCTTCACGCCGTCGGACGAGCCGTCCAACAAACTGCGCCTCGCCTACAGTGCCGTGCCTCCGGAAGCGATCACCGAGGGCGTGCGCCGCCTGGCGCCGGTCCTGCGGGAAGCCATCGCCGGGCTGTAG
- a CDS encoding universal stress protein yields MSGIIVVGVDGSGTAKKAAESARDLAAALGASLHVVSAFDSDRTEVFGSGSDQWIVSDADAAEHVARTVAESLGRDIKVTYSAARGRPADALIKEALRMEARIIVVGNRRMQGIGRVLGSVANSVAHNAPCDVYIANTYDAD; encoded by the coding sequence ATGAGCGGAATCATCGTTGTAGGGGTCGACGGCAGCGGGACGGCAAAGAAGGCTGCGGAGTCGGCCCGCGACCTCGCTGCAGCGCTGGGCGCATCCCTTCACGTGGTCTCGGCCTTCGACAGCGACCGCACCGAAGTCTTCGGCAGCGGCAGCGACCAGTGGATCGTCTCCGACGCTGACGCCGCGGAGCACGTGGCCCGCACCGTAGCCGAATCCCTGGGCCGGGACATCAAAGTGACCTATTCCGCGGCCCGCGGGCGCCCGGCGGACGCCCTCATCAAGGAGGCCCTGCGGATGGAAGCCCGGATCATCGTCGTGGGAAACCGGCGCATGCAGGGCATTGGCCGTGTCCTGGGCAGCGTGGCCAACAGCGTGGCCCACAACGCACCCTGCGACGTCTACATCGCCAACACCTACGACGCCGACTAG
- a CDS encoding phosphatase PAP2 family protein, with the protein MVINAGAIRAKNRAARWITEALQPPVVVTVQLLISPLTEPGFPGTMAYGALAALFVCVVPLILLLVLVRRGKVTDHHVSDRKQRAPVLLMALGSIVAGLLVLTAAGAPQNVVAMVLAVVGGVVVLAGVSPFWKISGHAAAIASSTVIAVLMLGPAWLPFLLLVPAVGWSRVVLRAHTVAQVVAGSLFGGIVMAGIWWVLQGWMVA; encoded by the coding sequence ATGGTCATCAATGCCGGTGCCATCCGCGCCAAAAACAGGGCTGCCAGATGGATCACCGAGGCGTTGCAGCCGCCCGTGGTGGTCACCGTGCAGCTGCTGATCAGCCCCCTCACGGAGCCCGGTTTCCCCGGCACCATGGCGTACGGGGCGCTGGCGGCCTTGTTTGTCTGTGTGGTCCCGCTGATCCTGCTGCTGGTCCTGGTGCGGCGGGGAAAAGTCACGGATCATCACGTCAGTGACCGCAAGCAGCGGGCCCCTGTGCTGTTGATGGCGTTGGGATCGATCGTGGCGGGGCTGCTGGTACTGACGGCGGCAGGGGCCCCGCAAAACGTCGTGGCCATGGTGCTGGCAGTGGTGGGCGGAGTGGTGGTACTGGCGGGTGTCAGCCCGTTCTGGAAGATCAGCGGACATGCTGCCGCGATCGCCTCATCCACAGTGATCGCCGTCCTGATGCTCGGCCCGGCATGGCTTCCGTTTCTTCTGCTCGTCCCCGCTGTGGGCTGGTCCCGGGTGGTGCTGCGGGCCCATACGGTGGCACAGGTAGTTGCCGGTTCGCTGTTTGGCGGGATAGTGATGGCCGGGATCTGGTGGGTCCTGCAAGGCTGGATGGTCGCCTAG